The Antarcticibacterium sp. 1MA-6-2 genome has a window encoding:
- a CDS encoding tetratricopeptide repeat protein, whose amino-acid sequence MLFPTLHFAQDRSALISLQKTSEESLINYEYKDAIEAAMQLLDEAKKFDDNYFHYHAHKVLGSSYNDLNDTLRAKRHYEQALEYAQKSGNDTLILGAYNNLGNIYSEDKKTTQKGIDYYNLVINLATRMDNKENIFTPTVNIAWTYIDNKQYAKAWPYLKRSWEMYEGRNDFYIESQLNNLTKQILSWN is encoded by the coding sequence TTGCTTTTTCCTACGCTACATTTTGCGCAGGACAGATCTGCCCTGATATCTCTTCAAAAAACTTCTGAAGAAAGTTTAATTAATTACGAGTATAAAGATGCTATAGAAGCTGCAATGCAGCTGCTGGATGAAGCAAAAAAATTTGATGATAATTACTTCCATTATCACGCTCACAAAGTTCTTGGCTCAAGTTACAATGATCTCAATGATACTTTAAGAGCGAAAAGGCACTATGAGCAGGCTCTTGAATATGCTCAAAAATCAGGGAATGATACTCTTATTCTGGGAGCTTACAATAACCTTGGGAATATTTATTCAGAAGATAAAAAGACTACTCAAAAAGGTATAGATTATTACAACCTGGTAATTAATCTTGCCACCAGGATGGATAACAAAGAGAATATTTTTACTCCAACTGTAAATATCGCCTGGACTTATATTGATAATAAACAATATGCAAAAGCCTGGCCTTATTTAAAGCGCTCCTGGGAAATGTATGAAGGCAGAAATGATTTTTACATCGAATCTCAACTCAACAATTTAACTAAGCAGATATTATCTTGGAATTAA
- a CDS encoding response regulator — MEKTSTTCRINFEVKDDGLGIPESKQQIIFEEFSQLKSANYNYQGTGLGLPIVKKLLVLFNSEIKLESAEDEGSVFSFEIEFEKDRKAALPVEGGFALKNSSNYTDSAEGKTILIVDDNRINQVVTRRILEQKGFQCDISDNGYDAITKVKTNFYDLILMDVNMPEISGLEATRQIWDFNTRVPVVALTAVEIEEIREEILEAGMNDIIVKPYDTSVFYQVIYKNIFSQVLSV; from the coding sequence TTGGAAAAAACTTCCACCACCTGCAGGATCAATTTTGAAGTAAAAGATGATGGTTTAGGAATTCCTGAGAGTAAACAGCAGATAATTTTTGAAGAGTTTTCCCAGTTGAAATCAGCAAATTATAATTACCAGGGGACGGGCTTGGGCCTACCTATTGTTAAAAAACTTCTCGTATTATTTAATTCGGAAATTAAACTCGAAAGTGCAGAGGATGAAGGCTCGGTTTTTAGTTTTGAAATAGAATTTGAAAAAGACCGTAAAGCGGCTCTACCAGTAGAAGGCGGCTTTGCTCTTAAAAATTCTTCAAACTATACCGATTCTGCCGAGGGAAAGACAATTTTAATAGTAGATGATAACAGGATCAACCAGGTAGTAACAAGGCGTATTTTGGAACAAAAAGGTTTCCAGTGTGACATTAGTGATAATGGATATGACGCTATTACAAAAGTAAAAACTAATTTCTACGACCTTATTCTTATGGATGTGAATATGCCGGAAATATCGGGACTGGAAGCAACAAGGCAAATTTGGGACTTTAATACCCGCGTACCAGTAGTCGCTCTAACTGCAGTAGAAATTGAGGAAATTAGAGAAGAAATTCTGGAGGCAGGAATGAACGATATTATTGTTAAGCCGTATGATACTTCTGTCTTCTACCAGGTGATTTATAAGAACATCTTTTCACAAGTACTTTCTGTATAA
- a CDS encoding alpha-ketoglutarate-dependent dioxygenase AlkB, with translation MANFKNLRKVKTLPLVDAEIFYYENFIPQEEAQVIYSHLLKTLDWEQHQIKIFGRILPQPRLTALYAETEKPYTYSGLTLNPLKFPAELKDLQQKLERLTGEHFSHCLANLYRTGSDSMGLHSDDEKELGENPIIASISLGSLRKFRLKHKTDKNQKYELELSSGSLLLMQGSTQHFWKHEIPKTKKEVSPRINLTFRRIL, from the coding sequence ATGGCAAATTTCAAAAATTTACGTAAGGTTAAAACCCTTCCACTAGTAGATGCGGAAATATTTTACTATGAAAACTTCATTCCACAAGAGGAAGCCCAAGTCATTTATTCTCATTTACTCAAAACCCTGGACTGGGAGCAGCACCAGATAAAGATCTTTGGAAGAATTTTGCCGCAACCCCGTCTTACTGCTCTTTATGCAGAGACTGAAAAACCATATACCTACTCAGGTCTCACCTTAAACCCTCTAAAATTTCCTGCGGAATTAAAGGATCTCCAACAAAAACTTGAAAGATTAACAGGGGAACACTTCTCCCATTGCCTTGCAAATCTGTACAGAACCGGAAGTGACAGTATGGGATTACATTCTGATGATGAAAAAGAACTGGGAGAAAACCCAATAATTGCCTCGATTAGCCTTGGAAGCCTGAGGAAATTTAGACTCAAGCACAAAACAGATAAAAATCAAAAATATGAACTGGAATTGAGCAGCGGTAGTTTATTACTAATGCAGGGCAGCACCCAACATTTTTGGAAACATGAAATTCCGAAGACGAAAAAGGAGGTCAGCCCCAGGATCAACCTTACCTTCAGAAGAATCCTCTGA
- a CDS encoding S1/P1 nuclease has product MKKLLTVVLVLITVLPAFSADEDWGQNGHRATGQIAEENLTKKAKQAIQKILQGKSLAIVSTFGDEIKSDSRFKEFGPWHYVNLPAGETKYSEETAAPEGDLLLAIKKCVEILKDKSTSREDEEFYLKMLVHFIGDLHQPLHTGRGEDKGGNDIQVRWFNDGTNLHSVWDSKMIESYDMSYSELAQNREDLTPSKKKEIAAGSFDDWMYESKELSKKVYESAEIGEKLSYRYMYDWFPVVREQLQKGGIRLAKVLNEIYG; this is encoded by the coding sequence ATGAAAAAACTACTTACAGTTGTCCTGGTCCTCATTACTGTACTTCCCGCCTTTTCTGCTGATGAAGACTGGGGACAAAACGGTCACAGGGCTACGGGGCAAATAGCTGAAGAAAACTTAACAAAAAAGGCTAAACAGGCGATTCAGAAAATACTGCAGGGAAAGAGCCTGGCAATTGTTTCAACTTTTGGCGATGAGATTAAAAGTGACTCCCGCTTTAAGGAATTCGGCCCCTGGCACTACGTTAATCTTCCGGCAGGTGAAACAAAATATTCAGAAGAGACTGCTGCTCCCGAAGGTGATCTTTTACTTGCGATTAAAAAATGTGTTGAAATACTTAAAGATAAATCTACTTCCAGGGAAGATGAGGAATTCTATCTAAAAATGCTGGTTCACTTTATAGGGGATCTTCACCAGCCACTTCATACAGGTAGAGGTGAGGATAAAGGTGGAAATGATATACAGGTAAGATGGTTTAATGACGGTACCAATCTTCACAGCGTATGGGACAGTAAAATGATAGAGTCTTACGACATGAGTTATTCTGAATTAGCTCAAAACAGGGAAGATCTTACCCCTTCAAAGAAGAAAGAAATTGCCGCCGGATCTTTTGATGACTGGATGTATGAATCAAAGGAATTAAGCAAAAAAGTGTACGAATCTGCCGAAATAGGAGAGAAGCTTAGCTACAGGTATATGTATGACTGGTTTCCGGTTGTGAGAGAGCAACTTCAAAAAGGGGGAATTAGGTTAGCAAAGGTTTTAAACGAGATATACGGATAA
- a CDS encoding HAMP domain-containing sensor histidine kinase, with translation MVEEDSLILQASHVYEEYAKLLYSEGNFENAFLALQKFNDFKDQIFEQERMRQIEAANVKFDVSEYQKNLAIAKNEQLLKDEIIERSSEKMFIMVLSSIVLLIILLALVKISLSRRKLIYELSEKNKELLAAKEEAERLSVLKTKFFSTVSHELRTPLYGVIGLTSILLEDKSLVKHENDLKSLKFSADYLLALINDVLQMNKMESNLVKLENLPFHLGDLMRSIVKSFEFTRLQNKNEIHLQIDPAINPYLIGDPVRLSQILMNLVGNAMKFT, from the coding sequence ATGGTGGAAGAGGATTCCCTTATTTTACAGGCCTCTCATGTTTATGAGGAATATGCAAAACTATTATATTCTGAAGGAAATTTTGAAAATGCTTTTCTCGCTCTCCAAAAGTTTAATGACTTTAAAGACCAGATCTTTGAGCAGGAAAGAATGCGGCAAATTGAAGCTGCAAATGTTAAATTTGATGTAAGCGAATATCAAAAGAATCTGGCAATAGCAAAGAATGAGCAGTTGCTAAAGGATGAAATAATTGAACGTTCCAGTGAAAAAATGTTCATTATGGTACTTTCCTCAATTGTGCTGCTAATTATTCTCCTTGCGCTGGTTAAAATAAGTCTTTCCCGCAGAAAACTAATTTATGAACTTAGCGAAAAGAATAAAGAATTACTGGCAGCAAAGGAAGAGGCAGAAAGACTTTCAGTCCTAAAAACAAAGTTTTTTTCTACTGTAAGCCACGAATTACGTACTCCTTTATATGGCGTTATAGGTCTTACTTCTATTTTGCTTGAAGATAAAAGCCTCGTAAAACATGAAAACGATCTAAAATCTTTAAAATTTTCAGCAGATTATTTACTTGCTCTCATAAATGATGTTTTGCAGATGAATAAGATGGAATCCAATCTGGTAAAATTAGAAAATTTGCCGTTCCACCTGGGAGATTTAATGAGAAGCATTGTGAAGTCTTTTGAATTTACACGACTTCAGAATAAAAATGAAATACATCTACAAATAGATCCTGCAATAAACCCTTACCTCATAGGAGATCCTGTAAGATTATCACAAATTTTGATGAACCTCGTAGGAAATGCTATGAAATTCACATAA
- a CDS encoding MauE/DoxX family redox-associated membrane protein, with protein MNYSWHLYLLSLIFILAGIMHFIKPKIYLRIMPRYLPNHKFLVYLSGAAEIALGAGLLYPPTKNLAIYGIILMLLIFLLVHFYMLSSKKAGAGFPLWALILRIPLQFLLIWWVYSYL; from the coding sequence ATGAACTACTCCTGGCATTTATACCTGTTGTCTCTCATTTTTATACTTGCAGGGATCATGCATTTCATAAAACCAAAGATTTACCTGCGCATTATGCCGCGCTACCTTCCAAATCACAAATTCCTGGTTTATTTAAGTGGGGCAGCTGAAATAGCATTAGGTGCAGGCCTGCTATATCCTCCAACAAAGAACCTTGCAATCTATGGCATTATATTAATGCTCCTAATCTTCCTCCTGGTCCACTTTTATATGCTTTCTTCAAAAAAAGCAGGTGCCGGATTTCCTTTGTGGGCATTAATTTTACGCATTCCATTACAATTTCTCCTAATTTGGTGGGTTTATTCTTATTTATAA